One Palaemon carinicauda isolate YSFRI2023 chromosome 4, ASM3689809v2, whole genome shotgun sequence DNA segment encodes these proteins:
- the LOC137639373 gene encoding uncharacterized protein: protein MAELVVLIGQRKIIRKKVTDCANRSSQYPSLENTAKVSERGVLLDYRKRLSDLDSKIQILKFSGEFREEDLEAELSACQSYHDKISGILPLLDVSVSAGSPQLSLTTDIARSLLRQPTAPLPKFQSKEGEDFLKFIREFESTTQSFNYPDRDLLLLLKQQVEGRAKCLLGSLEADKQSYNDAKDLLTKAFASTELRKSAVIKKLTCLNLKEGEDPFVFFSELRNIVENFKYLHIDVEEVVRYFVWSAMNDRFKSHLVHITNVTHPSFQQIVDNFFTACERYEQGQTKGKLSVRDKVLTHSKPLQEKTSAMALKTKTVPAKACNFCSKAGISDNDHLSYKCTKYATPSDKISLLNLHKGCVKCGNFNHFTKACKFRFRRPCSHCSQYHMEYLCGKLSPDRCNSKEESSKEASSGIAVLPNVTTGSVLPTFTFYVNGQNKLYRGLKDSGSQNTFISSKLASSCNLKSLTTNVKLTVKGFNGQKEYSTSLVEVPIKLGNEIFAISALVVPSINLQLNLPCLGQVVSVMQSKNFVFADKFLSASSQGIDDIQLLLGVDFSHCLLGKDVVIGSPNSSVYIETTSGIMLMGNVDRFLINLTSLNGKDSLASKPLRGENSNAEKGTYFNIPCHSYFLATTVSINDEFNELNDMTTNCSFTVLSDKGTIIDRKLQEATDQILNMESQFYLNYDQKVYSDESNQLNNSLVDYTLRNLHTRSDGRIVVPLLWNGKVSHLLSRNESLSKAILQSNLKKLLRKKGSLQLVDNCIKEQLNMGIIEPIFDLEVFKAEYPNYSFLPHMPVFKPERETTKCRIVFLSNLQESYKKLSLSHNQCMYAGPNLNQKLSSAFLNIRFDEKILIFDLKKAFNMLALSEIDQSRLLFFWFRNVSAGDYTPVAYKNVRLSFGLRCSPFLLMASLYYMLILTSSNDSRIDELKLIYALIYMDNGAITMNSSDDLRWAYKQLDDIFRPFKFEIQQLITNDIDLQSDIDQSVLTPEVNKLFGLEWNRLSDDIFTRPINLDPGANTKRLILRSIASQFDIFGFNLPLFNRCRIYMHNLQCQKGLNWDQTLNSQQLKDWRNICRQCNSSPPLKVTRFVGRRDGEYNIIVFTDASCDIYGCVIYLLNVESGKLTFVNAKNRLVNTQLKGKSIPSLEIHAINLGVEQSIDLYLDLAGPSCIKPIKVTKICLFSDSSCALQWLISSSLQLKKMNQCSTFVMNRI from the coding sequence atggctgaattggtagtgctaattggtcagcgtaagattattaggaagaaagttacagattgtgccaaccgttcctcgcagtacccttcattagaaaatactgctaaagtatctgaacgaggtgttctcctggattataggaagcgattaagtgacttggattctaaaatacagattctaaaattttcaggggaatttagagaGGAGGATTTGGAAGCTGAGCTTTCAGCATGTCAATCTTACCATGATAagatttcaggtattttgcctttgttggatgtaagtgtaaGTGCTGGAAGCCCTCAactttcattaactactgatattgctaggagtcttttgaggcaacccactgcccctctacccaaattccaaagtaaggaaggtgaggattttttgaaattcattagagaatttgaatctacgacccagagttttaattatccagacagggacttgctcttacttttgaaacaacaagtagaaggtagggctaaatgtttacttggctcattggaggccgacaaacaaagttacaacgatgccaaagacttattgactaaggcatttgcctcgactgaattacgaaaatcagctgtaattaagaaattaacttgtctaaatctcaaagaaggagaggacccttttgtcttcttttcagaacttagaaatatagtcgaaaatttcaaatatttgcatattgatgttgaggaggttgttagatattttgtttggtctgcaatgaatgatagatttaagtctcatctggttcatatcactaatgtgactcatccatcatttcagcaaattgtagataatttctttacagcatgtgaaaggtatgaacagggtcagacgaaaggtaaattgtctgtcagGGATAAAGTTTTAACGCATTCAAAGCCATTACAGGAAAAGACTAGTGccatggctcttaaaactaagactgttcccgccaaagcttgtaatttttgttccaaggccggtatttctgataatgatcatttaagttacaagtgtactaagtatgctaccccttctgacaaaatttctttattaaatttgcataaaggttgtgtaaaatgtggtaatttcaatcatttcactaaagcatgcaagttcagatttcgaagaccctgttcacattgttcgcagtatcacatggagtatctttgtgggaaacttagtcctgacaggtgtaatagtaaagaagagtcttccaaggaagcaagcagtgggatagcagtattgccaaatgttaccacaggttcagttctccctactttcacattttatgtaaatggtcaaaataagctttacaggggtcttaaggattcagggtcacaaaatacttttatatctagcaagttagcttcctcttgtaatttaaagtctttgactaccaatgttaaacttactgtgaaagggtttaatggtcaaaaggaatattctactagtcttgttgaagttcctataaagctggggaatgaaatctttgctatttctgctttagttgtaccctctataaacctgcaattaaatttaccttgtcttggtcaggtagttagtgtaatgcagagtaaaaattttgtatttgctgacaagtttttatcagccagttctcagggcattgatgacattcagcttttgttaggagtagatttttcacattgtcttttgggaaaagatgtagtgatagggagtcctaattcatctgtgtatattgagactacttcaggaataatgctgatggggaatgttgataggttcctaattaatcttacttcacttaatggtaaagacagtttagcctcgaaaccactaaggggcgaaaattctaatgctgaaaaaggtacatattttaatatcccttgccattcttattttctagctactactgtatctattaatgatgaatttaacgagctcaatgacatgacgacaaattgttcattcactgtactttccgataaaggaactattattgataggaaactgcaagaagcaactgatcaaatcctgaatatggagagccaattttatttgaactatgatcagaaagtttatagtgacgaatctaatcagctcaataactctctcgtggattacactttgagaaatttgcacacgagaagtgatgggcgtatagttgttcccttgttatggaatgggaaggtatcacaccttctttcgagaaatgagtctctttccaaggctattcttcaatctaatttgaaaaagttacttcgtaagaaaggttccttacagttggtggataactgcataaaggaacaattaaatatgggaattattgaaccaatttttgacttggaagtatttaaggctgaataccctaactattcattcttacctcatatgccagtttttaagccagaaagggaaactacgaaatgtcgcatagtgtttctttctaatttgcaggaatcctataagaaactgtcattgtcacataatcaatgtatgtatgctgggcctaacctaaatcaaaaactttcatctgcatttcttaatattaggtttgatgaaaaaattttaatatttgatttgaaaaaagcattcaatatgttggctttaagtgaaattgatcagtctagactattgttcttttggtttcggaatgttagcgcaggtgattacactcccgttgcttataaaaatgtcaggctttcatttggacttcggtgtagcccatttcttttgatggcttcattgtattatatgttaattttaacttccagtaatgattcaagaATTGATGAACTAAAACTTATTTAcgccttaatatatatggataatggtgctattactATGAACAGCTCTGATGACCTAAGGTGGGCCTATAAGCAGTTAGATgacatattcagaccctttaaatttgaaattcagcagctgataaccaatgatattgatctgcagtctgacatagatcagtcagttcttactcctgaagtcaataaattgtttgggcttgaatggaacagactttcggatgatattttcactaggccaattaaccttgacccaggagctaacactaaaagattaattcttaggtccattgcctcccagtttgacatttttggtttcaacttgcctttatttaaccgatgtaggatttatatgcataatttgcagtgtcaaaagggtttgaattgggatcagactcttaacagtcaacagctcaaagactggaggaatatctgtaggcaatgtaattcatcgccccctctcaaagtaactcggtttgtgggtcgaagggatggtgagtataatataattgtttttaccgatgccagttgtgacatatatgggtgtgtcatttatctactgaatgttgagtctggcaaacttacctttgttaatgctaaaaatcggttggttaatacccaattgaaaggtaaatccataccatctttagagatccacgccattaatttaggagttgagcaatctattgatctttatttggatcttgctggtcccagttgcataaaacctataaaggtgacaaagatttgtcttttttcagattcttcttgtgccctgcaatggttaataagttcttctcttcaacttaagaaaatgaaccaatgttctacttttgtaatgaacagaatctaa